The following proteins come from a genomic window of Pirellula staleyi DSM 6068:
- a CDS encoding polyphosphate polymerase domain-containing protein: MNIPHHAKAFFVKEQPAETHLVSPSLTSRRGGPTAFEVKFVIDEATAQEIERWSLQHLEVDPFCLKQPDGTYCITSLYTDTPAFDVYHRAPLYRRRKFRLRRYGTEGTIHLERKARRGERVSKHRTSVHQSELVFLGEPEARSDWQGAWFHERLLRKSLQPACVLVYKRAAYLASSSEGPLRLTIDRQIQGQLSSRWHVGLTAEPQSILPGQAILELKFREAMPSLYKQLVADFQLTASGFSKYRRCLDTCGLPLPTVVTKE, encoded by the coding sequence GTGAATATTCCCCATCACGCGAAAGCATTTTTCGTGAAAGAGCAGCCTGCGGAGACGCATCTTGTATCTCCCTCCTTAACATCGCGGCGCGGTGGCCCAACTGCCTTTGAAGTGAAGTTTGTGATCGACGAAGCGACGGCGCAAGAGATCGAACGTTGGTCTCTTCAGCATCTGGAGGTCGATCCGTTTTGCCTCAAGCAACCGGATGGCACCTACTGCATCACGAGTCTCTACACCGACACGCCCGCTTTTGATGTTTATCACCGCGCGCCACTTTATCGTCGTCGCAAGTTTCGTCTGCGACGCTATGGGACCGAGGGGACGATTCATCTCGAACGAAAAGCGCGGCGCGGCGAGCGTGTAAGTAAGCATCGCACCTCGGTCCATCAGTCGGAGCTAGTTTTCCTCGGCGAGCCCGAAGCTCGCAGCGATTGGCAAGGTGCCTGGTTTCACGAGCGCCTTTTGCGCAAATCGCTCCAGCCAGCTTGCGTGCTGGTTTATAAGCGCGCGGCCTATCTGGCAAGTTCAAGTGAAGGTCCGCTCCGCTTGACAATCGACCGCCAGATTCAAGGTCAGCTGTCGAGCCGTTGGCATGTGGGACTGACAGCGGAACCGCAGTCGATCCTTCCAGGCCAAGCCATTCTTGAACTCAAGTTTCGTGAAGCGATGCCGTCGCTCTACAAGCAATTGGTTGCCGACTTTCAGCTGACAGCCTCCGGATTTTCGAAATATCGACGTTGTCTTGATACTTGCGGTTTGCCTTTGCCAACGGTGGTCACAAAGGAGTAG
- a CDS encoding DUF4956 domain-containing protein, with protein sequence MLDWLTTAVENDPQMSLPVISARLILGLICGMLVAGSYRLTQGPLSTRSMSLMATLVLLTILIAMVALAVGNSAARAFSLVGALSIVRFRTVVEDTRDTAFVIFAVAVGMAAGAGYYQVPLVGIPLTAVVAYLFRPTSKVIATEFLERTLEIRIGIGRDLETTLQPLFQSHLQHWKLTSIATAKQGAAIQVVYHVKLRSEKSAIAIVTELNRVEGVQDIQLHSPS encoded by the coding sequence ATGCTGGATTGGTTGACCACCGCTGTTGAAAACGATCCCCAAATGTCTCTCCCTGTGATCAGCGCGAGGCTGATACTCGGATTGATCTGTGGCATGCTGGTGGCGGGAAGCTATCGCTTAACGCAAGGACCACTCTCCACGCGTTCGATGTCGCTGATGGCGACGCTCGTGCTCCTCACGATTTTGATTGCCATGGTTGCACTCGCCGTTGGTAACAGTGCGGCACGCGCTTTTAGTTTGGTTGGCGCGCTTTCGATTGTTCGTTTTCGCACGGTTGTCGAAGATACGCGCGACACAGCGTTCGTGATCTTTGCCGTTGCGGTGGGAATGGCGGCAGGGGCGGGCTACTACCAAGTGCCACTGGTGGGAATACCCCTGACAGCCGTTGTGGCCTATCTGTTTCGCCCGACCAGCAAAGTGATCGCCACGGAATTTCTCGAGCGCACGCTGGAAATTCGCATCGGCATCGGCCGTGATCTAGAGACGACATTACAGCCTCTCTTTCAAAGCCACTTGCAGCACTGGAAACTCACCTCGATTGCCACCGCCAAGCAAGGAGCGGCGATCCAAGTGGTATATCACGTCAAACTGCGATCAGAAAAATCTGCCATCGCGATTGTGACTGAACTCAATCGCGTGGAAGGAGTTCAGGATATTCAGCTGCACAGTCCCAGTTAA
- a CDS encoding FkbM family methyltransferase, which yields MSGPPNIDPQSALAWELDVSQLGGTLPAVGERQLIRLSFRNQRIEIAPAETFDAATHQIIHVRGEPFISHLSERDAVISRVLQHQGYWEFAESLLLATRMERGSLVLDLGANIGYYTLAAARQLGPTGAVFAAEPDPANFVILLANVLLAVQRRGELARVDLQCVALDSESGTKTLTRFQRNLGLHTLFPPTSLHTSQGNLDQSISVSTTTLDDLRFGSPSRPAAIERRIHLIKADTQGAELAILKGGCRTLASDRPLLCLEFEPSLSGEARSLELLHWLADHQYRECLFFYSTETDPLRMLRQFQSPLAVLSLEPLVRQRRIGPFGTLLAYPCEL from the coding sequence ATGTCAGGACCGCCGAATATCGATCCGCAGTCGGCCCTCGCATGGGAGCTGGATGTTTCCCAGCTGGGTGGCACTCTTCCGGCGGTGGGTGAGCGACAATTGATTCGCCTCAGCTTCCGGAATCAGCGGATTGAAATTGCCCCTGCAGAGACGTTCGATGCTGCGACGCATCAAATCATTCATGTGCGAGGCGAGCCATTTATCTCGCATCTTTCCGAGCGTGATGCTGTGATTTCGCGTGTGCTGCAGCACCAAGGATATTGGGAGTTTGCGGAGTCCTTGCTCCTTGCGACGCGCATGGAGCGCGGCAGTTTGGTGCTCGATCTGGGGGCCAATATCGGCTACTACACGCTCGCTGCAGCGCGGCAACTGGGCCCCACCGGGGCCGTTTTCGCGGCTGAGCCTGATCCTGCAAACTTTGTGATTCTGCTGGCGAATGTGCTGCTCGCAGTTCAGCGCCGCGGTGAGCTGGCGCGCGTCGATCTGCAATGTGTGGCGCTCGACTCCGAGTCGGGGACCAAAACACTCACACGATTTCAAAGAAACTTGGGGCTTCATACCCTGTTTCCCCCGACGAGTCTCCACACCTCGCAGGGAAACTTAGATCAGTCGATCTCGGTTTCCACCACTACACTCGACGATCTCCGCTTTGGAAGTCCGTCGCGTCCTGCCGCGATCGAACGCCGTATTCATCTCATCAAAGCCGACACACAAGGGGCCGAACTGGCAATTCTGAAGGGAGGTTGTCGTACGCTCGCAAGCGACCGGCCGCTATTATGCCTGGAATTCGAACCGAGCCTCTCTGGCGAGGCTCGATCGCTCGAGCTCTTGCACTGGCTGGCCGACCATCAATATCGCGAGTGCCTTTTTTTCTATTCCACCGAGACGGACCCACTCCGCATGCTCCGGCAGTTTCAATCGCCACTAGCAGTCCTTTCTCTTGAACCACTGGTGAGGCAAAGACGAATCGGACCTTTCGGCACGCTTTTGGCCTATCCGTGCGAGCTTTAG
- a CDS encoding glycosyl transferase-like UDP- glucuronosyltransferase, translating to MATVLAVWELGGGLGHLYPLKLVASELCRAGHRVILVLRETAQAPSLLRDLPVQYFQAPAKHRVTSTRIDPPTTYAHLLHNIGWGEAEELAGLYHSWQTILDLVKPDVVVADHSPTPLLALRGRGIPVVTIGTGFCSPPASSPLPKVRPWVKGDDASWLEHEQRLCEQVNQLLERNHQPVLGMLSDLFAEVTTEILTTFPELDHFGPRTSGNFWGCYPSGAATVAHWPRAAGPKVYAYLTAIPDRESYLKTLAQLGFPTIAVAGPVSSTLQQQLRGSSVHLATSPINVEQVASESDLVVNYAGHGVSALALLAGKPLLQIPISVEQFLLASRVAKLGAGIFIPSGNQTAFASALHSLVHQPSFREKAESFAQLHADHRPQELARRIAAHLGSLLS from the coding sequence GTGGCAACCGTGTTAGCAGTTTGGGAGCTTGGTGGTGGATTGGGGCATTTGTATCCACTGAAGTTGGTGGCGAGTGAATTGTGTCGCGCTGGTCATCGCGTGATCCTCGTGCTCCGCGAAACTGCACAGGCCCCAAGCTTGTTGCGTGATCTTCCGGTGCAATATTTCCAAGCTCCCGCGAAGCATCGTGTGACCTCCACACGTATCGATCCACCCACGACCTACGCCCACCTGCTTCATAACATTGGCTGGGGAGAGGCTGAGGAACTTGCGGGGCTGTATCACAGCTGGCAAACGATTTTGGATTTGGTGAAGCCCGATGTGGTGGTGGCTGACCACAGCCCCACTCCCCTGCTGGCGCTGCGAGGTCGCGGCATCCCGGTGGTAACGATCGGCACGGGTTTCTGCTCACCACCTGCGAGCTCGCCTCTTCCCAAGGTTCGGCCGTGGGTGAAAGGGGATGACGCGAGTTGGCTCGAGCATGAGCAGCGTCTGTGCGAGCAGGTGAATCAACTGCTCGAGCGCAACCATCAACCTGTGCTAGGAATGTTGAGCGATCTGTTCGCGGAGGTGACGACCGAAATCCTCACCACCTTCCCCGAGCTCGATCATTTCGGACCACGAACGAGTGGCAACTTCTGGGGCTGTTATCCCAGCGGTGCTGCGACGGTCGCCCACTGGCCGCGTGCTGCGGGGCCCAAGGTGTATGCCTATCTCACGGCGATTCCCGATCGAGAAAGCTACCTAAAAACACTCGCTCAACTCGGGTTTCCGACCATCGCGGTGGCGGGACCAGTGAGTAGCACGCTGCAGCAGCAGCTTCGCGGTTCCTCGGTCCACCTCGCCACATCCCCCATCAACGTCGAGCAAGTTGCCAGTGAGTCCGATTTGGTCGTCAACTACGCCGGACATGGCGTTTCGGCCCTCGCTCTCTTGGCTGGTAAGCCGCTGCTACAAATCCCGATCTCGGTGGAGCAGTTTTTGCTGGCCTCGCGCGTGGCAAAACTGGGAGCGGGTATTTTCATTCCGAGTGGAAATCAGACCGCGTTTGCGAGTGCACTACATTCCCTCGTGCATCAACCATCGTTCCGCGAGAAGGCGGAATCTTTTGCACAACTGCATGCCGATCATCGACCACAAGAATTGGCGCGGCGAATTGCGGCGCATCTTGGGTCGCTCCTTTCGTAG